The genomic region TACTTTCTGAGTGGGCAAGCATCATGAACAATCGACCAGAGGTAAGGCCGTTGCTGCCGTTTGAttctgcaccactcaccactTCGCAATTTGTCAGTCATGTGCGCACATTGGTTAGGCTGTTGGGTCTTGACCCACGCTGCTACTCGGGACATTCATTCCGTATaggggcagcctcagcagcctccAGGCACGGAGTACCAGTACACGTGCTAAAAAAGCTAGGTAGATGGAACTCTAATGccttcactacatacattccgaaCCCCCAGCTGGAAATGGCGGATGTATTTAGAGTGTTAGTTTTATAAGGAATAAAATTAATTGCTTGCATCATAAACCTATCTGTGtcttttttgccctctataggcgtacccTCGTTCGCGGTTTtggcacaattcaaccgctgttAGAAGCAGTGATAGGGTCAGTTAGAACCAATCTAGGTCATGACATTTGCATTTAGTGGCAGGATGTGTTTTTCAGGTGGACGAGCTGAATAGCAGATCGGGACGGAGGGTTGGTAAGTACGTACATTTTTATACATGGGCCAcgaccacaagtgggaagcctatcggctgtatttgtgggaggggccaaGGGTATTTAACGCCCGGCCTCTCTGCAGCCGGGGCGTTCGTTGTACAGCGTTGCCCACCCTCCCAAAACCCTTCTTCTCTATTCTTTATTataagggtatgccctctataggcgtacccTCGTTCGCGGTTTtggcacaattcaaccgctgttAGAAGCAGTGATAGGGTCAGTTAGAACCAATCTAGGTCATGACATTTGCATTTAGTGGCAGGATGTGTTTTTCAGGTGGACGAGCTGAATAGCAGATCGGGACGGAGGGTTGGTAAGTACGTACATTTTTATACATGGgccacgaccacaaatatatatatatatagtctggtttcaccatagattttgtggttaaATGATTGAtgctattacaaagtaaaataggtggcacaaaaaaaagccctcatatgggtctgtaggtgaaaaattgaaagtgttatgaaaaCGAAAGTGTACAAATGAAACAACtcgtcgtccttaaggggttatacaataataatacataattaTACTGTTATTCCTTTTTGTAATAAATCCCACTTTGCCTTTAGCTCCAGTAAAAGGTCCCTAAGACCCAGACTCTTGAGACATCTACCATTATTTAATGGTGTGCAGGTCATAGTTTCTCAGTTTACTGCATAAAGGGCCACAATCACCTGACACAAGATCATCAAAGCTTCATATAAACataaaaagacataaaaaatCAGGAAAGGTAGGAAGACACGTTCACAGAAGTCATATAAAATCCTCTACCTTTTCTTTATTTCGGGATTATTTATTGCTGTAGGTCTAGATGATCCCAAACAAAaccaaaatgttttatattttttgtttaaaatagctttttaattttttaacttttttttaatcatttgagCGAAAAGACAAAAAATTATTCACAAAAATTGAAGAAGCACTATGTCTTGCAACTGTGCAGGGGCTATTGCATATTTGTGcatagataataaataaataaataaataacgctGATCTAATGGGTCTTAGACtactatgtttattttttattttttttacaaccttTAGACTCTTTATAACATCTAATTACACTATAGAATTCTGTGGGATGTCCAGTATAGTAATCTAACAATTTAAGATGTGACAAAAATCCTATATTTCCAAGTATAATTCTCTGTTATCGCATACAAATCCTATGAAATACAATTTAGGCTGGTTTTTATTGATTTTGGTTCCCATACACAATTTTAATGCACCAGTTTGGCTTtataattgttttatttatttatttatttttttcatttacagcttcaaatcttttatttatttttattttttatagaagttatcgATAGCCACAGGGTCCAAGGGATCCAACTGCTAGGAACATCACACAATCAAAAAAATGGGGCCCCAAGTCTCCCGCCAGAAGCCAGAATGGAGTGGAGTCACGTGTCCATCGCCgccccattcattctctatggaagcTGCCAGAGATGGCCAAGTCAAGTACTTTACTCAGCTAGCACCCATAGTAATTGAATGGAGCAATTGTAAACATTTGTGACTGCTGTTCTGACTGACTGACTAAAAAAAGACTTAGGGCGCAATACTCTAGTTTGTGGGGGAGAATCCTATCAGTCAAACCCCCACAATTGGACACGTAACCCCCATTCTTAGGATATGAGATATAACTTCTAATGGCGGGACAACCCCAGTAAGTatgcatttctttctttttttaaggttTTCAGTAAGAATTTTCACAAAACCTAAGaatatgaattaaaggggtactccggtggaattttttttttcttttaattaactggtgccagaaagttaaacagatttgcaaattacttctattaaaaatatttacccttccagtactttttaacagctgtatgctacagaggaaattctattctttttgaatttcttttttgtcttgtccacagtgctctctgcagacacctctctccgttccaggaactgtccagagcagcataggtttgcaatggggattttctcctgctctggacagttcctgatacggggatcaggtgtcagcagaaagcactgtggacaagacaaaaaagaaattcaaaaagaaaagaatttcctctgtagtacacagctgctaaaaagtactggaagggtaaagcttttttttaagagaagtcatttacaaatctgtttaactttttggcaccagttgattaaaaaaataaaaaaatgttttccaccggagtacccctttaaactactatTAAAACATAATATTGTAATGTTTAGACTGCCTGAGAAATATGTAAAAAGCTATGAAGGGTGGTAACTCTAGAACATAAGGGCTGAGGTTCTCCGCTGACCAGCATGCCCCAAGATCTTTGtattatcataataataatttctttaaattcatattctgcagcactgtacagtatatactcaaTTGGGTCCCTGTCCTCATTGGGACTCACAATGTAAATTCCCCTCTTTTtgggagtgtgggaggaaaccgcaTTACCCAGGgaaaacccacacaaacacaaggagaacatacaaacaccttgcagatgttgtccttgggatTTGGAAGGACTGCTGAGACTTGAACCTAGGACCTCAGCCGTGCAATACAACATTGCCAACCACAGAGCCCCATTCTACACTCTATAATCCAAAAAGAACAAACACTACACACTATATGGTGGATGCACACCCTATGGGTGTGCATCCACCATATAGTGTGTAGTGTTTGTTCTTTttggattatatgtatatattcacaCTTTGTTGCACCCAGGTTGGAGTATCAGGGCTGAACCCCCTTTATATCTTAACATTTCATTCTACACTCTATGACCACATTCAGCTCTTCACGGAGAACCGAGCCCCTTGAATTcatggacgtgcacagacatttttgggaGCAAGGACTCAAGtagaaaaaagggcacttctcattataaaaaaaagtttgtaaaaaccttacatatgttaGTACAACACAATTCCTGAGATAAGGGACCTCTGACAGTCATGTCAACTGAATGGGACCCCATCATTTCATGGAGGTCCCAATCAGTGAGGGCATCATAGGGCGGGTGctttaaaagggcaggggctcagtcCCCCTTTCAAGTCTATGTGTGCACATCCCTGCCTTCAATCTATTGTCAGGGATGGCTCGAGCtgaggctttcaaatgtgattgactgtgctgctatatagtgctaagtgtcgacataagaaaatatacaccAGACTGGTTGTTGGTATGAACTCTCTCTTAGCAGGAAACTCAGCTGATCCCCAAAAGAGTTCTGTTtaatccaggaagtacatttagtttttacattggacaaagaaggaggtttagttatgacgtcaaaattagcatgttacattttgattggttgtttaatTATTgagtccgtatatattagcatatctagtgttcattaatttcttggcagaagttcctctactgggaaattccagagttctctgtccgtcagatattttgtcttttaCTCCTTATCTTAGTTGTATCGGCGTCATGGCAAGGCCTCCATCGTAGTCACGAGCATATTGCAAGCTGATGTATATGGATTAAGGGGTAGGTAACAGatgtatttttccagcagcaatggcatattagtattaatatattgatcagtcattagaaacgtaagggtcatccctatcactaCCAGCTGCTGAATAAAAGTTTATCATATAAAAGTAGATGATGTTTATAAACTTTTCCTGGAAGATGATCTTATGGAGTGTCAAAAActtcatctatttttttttttattcttaacaGATACCACCAAAGGAAGCTGAAGAAGTAATGTTTATGTTGTAAAGTTCAGATCATTGTTACTTGTGtatgaaaaacaaaacattttacaATAAGAGTTTCTctggagttccccccccccctgttttaaTCCCTTATTAACACTGTAATGGACTTGGCAAATGAGACCCACATCTCTGACTTCGTCTTGCTCGGCTTGACGGAACTAGAGAATCTTCAAGTTGTTCTGTTCATATTGTTCTCGATGTTTTACCTAATCAACTTGATAGGCAACCTTTCCATCATGGTCATTACTGTGATAGACACAAGCCTCCATACTCCCATGTATTACTTTTTGTGGCATTTGTCATTTCTAGATATTTGTTTCTCTTCCGTGGCTGTTCCCAAGATGCTTAGCGACTTTTTGACCTTAGAAAAGACCATCTCTTTTGCTGGCTGCATTTGCCAGATGCATTTCTTCCATTTTTTGGGAAGCACAGAAGTCATGCTCCTAACCGCCATGTCATATGATCGGTATGTGGCTATTGGAAACCCATTGCGTTATTCTGCAATCATGAATACTAAAGTCTGTCGGTGTTTGTCTTTCTGCTCGTGGATTACCGGATATTTCCATTCCCTATTACATACACTGATGGCAGCCAAACTCCCGTTTTGCGAACCAAATTTGGTGaagcattttttctgtgatatcaaACCAGTGCTTAAACTGGCCTGTGCCGATACTTCTCTCAATCTGAAGCTTCTCACAAGAGTCACCGGAACATTGGCCACGACAACTTTACTACTAACTCTTCTCTCCTACGTTTTTATTATCAAATTTCTCCTAAAGATACGGACTCTTGAAGGCCGAAAGCGGGCGTTCTCTACCTGTAGTGCTCATCTTACTGTTGTATTTCTGCTATACGGAACGGCAATTTTTACATATTCACGACCGTCGACGCAAGAGTCTTTAGATCAAGACCGTGCAGCCGCTGTTCTCTTCACTGTTATAACTCCAGCCTTAAATCCAATAATATATACACTAAGGAACAAAGATATGAAGAAAGCCATGAAGAGGGTTGTTAACAATATGTTTTTGAGTATAAGAATGATGCTTTAGTTTTTATACAATCCTCAACAGATACAACCCCGCACTGCTACTTCGCTATCCACATGCTCTTCTCTATAAGACCTTCCGGGTGCTCACGAGGCAGTCCAATACATGTTCCATAGTAAGCAATAAAAGAATGGAGCATCCACCAGGTCATTCGGTTTCAGCAATCTTCTTAATTTCATGTAAGCTTGACAGCGTACAAACATGCATGGGAGAGCAGATGGAAAcagaggggtggggggagggTTTGGTGACGGTCCGTATTGCGCAATCagtgcttcatcaggcccctcgaggggcctgacgaagcgctgattgCGTGATATGGACTGTCTCCCAACCCTCTCCTCCACCCCTCTGTTTCCGTCCACAATgtgactccaagtcaatcacacttctgtgaaatcacactgtccactaaggaagcaacactgattgacaatcaatttcacatgctgttgtgcaaatggaacagacaacaggtgaaaattataggcaattagcaagacacctccaataaaggagtggttctacaggtggtgaccacggaccaattcctatgcttcctggctgatgttttggtcacttctgagtgctggcggtgctttctctccagtggtagtatgagacggagtctacaacccacaccagtggctcaggtagtgcagctcatccaggatgatacatcaatgcgagttgtggcaagaaggtttgctgtgtctgtcagcgtggtgtccagagcatggaagcaCTACCAGAAGACTTGCCAGAACATCAGGAGAcagggaggaggccgtaggagggcaacaaaccagcagcaggaccgctacctacgCCTTtgggaaaggaggagcaggaggaactctgccagagccctgcaaaatgacctccagcaggccacaaatgtgcatgtgtcaactcaaacagtcagaaacagactccatgagggtggtatgagagcctgacatccacaggtgggggttgtgcttacagcccaacaccatgcaggacatttagcatttgccagagaacaccaagattggcaaattcaccactggcgccctgtgcccttcacagatgaaagcaggttcactctgagcacatgtaacagaagttacagagtctggagacaccgtggagaacattctgcttcctgcaatatcctccagcatgactggtttggcggtgggtcagtaatggtgtggggtggcatttctttgggggggggggcgcacagccctccatgtgcttgccagaggtagcctgactgccattaggtaccaagatgagatcctcagaccccttgtgagaccatatgctggtgcggttggcccggggttcctcctaatgcaagacaatgctagacctcatgtggctggagtgtgtcagcagttcctgcaagaggaaggcattgatgctatggactggcccgtccgttCACCAGGACATCATGTCCCGattcatccaccaacaccacgttgcaccacagactgtccaggacttggcagatgctttagtccaggtctgggaggaaatccctcaggagaccatccaccacctcatcaggagcatgcccatgcattgtagggaggtcatacgggcacgtggaggccacacacactactgagcctcattttgattgttttaaggacattacatcaaagttggatcagcctgtagtgtggttttccatttaaattttgagtgtgactccatatccagacctccatgggttgataaatttgatttccattaataatttttgtggcttgttgttgtcagcacattcaactatgtaaagatgaaagtatttcatacgattagttcattcagatgtaggatatgttatcttagtgttccctttatttttttgagcagtgtactataaATACTCTTTAATTTGCCTATTAGATATTGTCTTCTGGTTATACAAAATACAAATCTCTATCGCCTGGAGAATGATGAAAATAAATATGTAATGTCTTTCTGTGTTAATAAGAGAAAGCTAAACAGGGAAAACAGGAATACAGGTGAGTGAACATATTTAAATGTGtcaaaacattaacatttctaacatactttatagaaaaaaatgtaacctcctttttatagaaatcatagcatacaaaaaagaccactaggggtccccataccatccagaacataatcctgtctggctgcagcatggtATCGGCTTTGTCAAGGACACAGAGGCTAATTAGCCTCTTTGTCCTTGACAAAGCCGATCCCATCGGCGAAACGTCGGACAGGCTAACCATGCTATTTTAATTAGCAGTGTGCTGAACCGTATAGACACAAGCATATGCTTATCTATGGAAGCATTCTCTCTGTGACTGCTGTCAAAATATGGATGTATCTAGAGCATGCCACATATGAATAAAGGGAGCTATATGCATTcctatatataataatagtgCAGCAGCACAATACCGGCAGCAcactgtgtttttaaacaagtttGTTATTATTTGGGTCACACACTCTACGGAGTTAAATAAAGTTCAATCACTAATTAGATTTGAGTGGTGGTATCTTAGATAGGGGGTATTATCTGAAGGCTTTTCTTCCCTcagtttgtgttttttatttaattacccCGGAGCCTCCGGGTGATTGTATTGTGACAAGTGCGTGGTATTAAacctcagtttaaaggggtactctgcccctagatatcaaAAGGatagcgtttgtttagagcgccggccgctgcacgggaggcttgtgatgtcactcgtgaagttcgctccgtgcacctgatgacttcatggtgccgcagcagagatcgcgcgggggggggggggtcccagcagtgagacccccgtgatcagacattttatcccctatcctttcaatagggaataagatgtctaggggcagagtacccgtcTAATTCAAGTGAATAGAActgagttgtaaaaccacacacaaAGGACAAGAATGAcattgtttttggaagaaagaagcTTAGTTCATCTATTTTGAATAACCGCTTTTAAGGTGTTTAGCATTTTTTACATCTTTATCAATGACAATGCTGGAATATGTACTCACCTACCATGATTCCCCGACGTTGCTGTTCCAGTGCTGCCCAACCCCCATTGCTCAGTTTCAACACAAGGAAATGTCTactcagccaatcaatggctgTGGGCAGTAACCtctgtggtcagtgactagtgaCTTTCTTGTGTTGGGAGGGAGACTAGGAAATGGTAAGCAGTGGAGACTGGGCACCATTAAAATGACAATGGCTGGTGGTGTACCTCTTTTCATATTTTAGCCCAGCCCGGTCACTTCACTAGACCAAATCACTAGACATTCCTCTTTAAAACCTCATATTACACACCACAAAAACATCTCTGACCCATTGAGGCAAGGGCTCCACAAGACCTCTGAAGGTTGCAGTATCTTGCATTAAAGAATCAGc from Hyla sarda isolate aHylSar1 chromosome 11, aHylSar1.hap1, whole genome shotgun sequence harbors:
- the LOC130294953 gene encoding olfactory receptor 12D1-like, whose protein sequence is MDLANETHISDFVLLGLTELENLQVVLFILFSMFYLINLIGNLSIMVITVIDTSLHTPMYYFLWHLSFLDICFSSVAVPKMLSDFLTLEKTISFAGCICQMHFFHFLGSTEVMLLTAMSYDRYVAIGNPLRYSAIMNTKVCRCLSFCSWITGYFHSLLHTLMAAKLPFCEPNLVKHFFCDIKPVLKLACADTSLNLKLLTRVTGTLATTTLLLTLLSYVFIIKFLLKIRTLEGRKRAFSTCSAHLTVVFLLYGTAIFTYSRPSTQESLDQDRAAAVLFTVITPALNPIIYTLRNKDMKKAMKRVVNNMFLSIRMML